The following coding sequences lie in one Oncorhynchus kisutch isolate 150728-3 linkage group LG3, Okis_V2, whole genome shotgun sequence genomic window:
- the LOC109878277 gene encoding myotubularin-related protein 3-like isoform X3 has protein sequence MECIQANQIFPKKPPVLEEGSLQVPFPELHGEFTKYVGRAEDAIIAMSSYRLHIKFKESIVNSDSCCEVSVPLQLIETVECRDMFQLHVTCKDCKVVRCQFSTLEQCQEWLKRLNAAVRPPSCLEDLFSFPFHAWCVDVYAGEKEQHGELCRPGEHVTSWFKNEVERMGFDTQNAWRISDINSKFRLCSSYPQQLLVPAWITDKELENVAAFRSWKRFPAVVFRHQSTGAVIARCGQPEVSWWGWRNADDEHLVQSIARACAVDCSSRKHLANGSYINGTNGIIGTNDLVDTDFESSLTNSSEVETLAIQPQKLLILDARSYAAAVANRAKGGGCECPEYYPNCEVVFMGMANIHSIRKSFQSLRFLCTQMPDPANWLSALESTKWLQHLSLLLKAALLVLNAVDRDHRPVLVHCSDGWDRTPQIAALSKLLLDPYYRTIEGFQVLVETEWLDFGHKFADRCGHGENSEDLNERCPVFLQWLDCVHQLQRQFPCSFEFNEAFLVKMVQHSYSCLFGTFLCNSGKEREDRQVRERTCSVWSLLRPANRALRNMLYSSHSETVLHPVCHVRNLMLWTAVYLPSSSPTTPSDESCAPYPVPGANPEDTPLGRRPKTRSFDNLPSACELGSSLAPNRRSSDPNLNEKWQDHRRSLELNIAMGPDGGGAQEGRANGQPGAAGPQAGTADSEPEDSPEGGQIELRDRASKGLLATGEELELSIELAVAEGQMENILQEATKEEVGADTQREANVAAPPIAVAQTLFDANVNGRETEKEASTSDGKADKQSNINGAENQTEATITNGHHPEKGTDEPEEESSVSPGSSTDVPEEQELDVPEEQELDVPEEQEVDVPEEQEVDVPEEQEVDVPEEQEVDVPEEQEVVEKQEEVLVKHVLENHTAQEEPDHNPSTSTPSPAHAALRTMINGFGERTPVAAENHLPPELKSSRHLSEVLVQADKRASLMESSTETLTEEACTRPEAPGQVPICAGPQPCSEGRSQPPCHRRVNGEAEPEQGAPRTSNGGHKRPSVSAFQSLSADPSREGPCNGESLEGEPCSGPHWAKVNGERAPLSRQVSLASCSSLTHHRRGSCSQHRCLHALLGRPAATPSPEQPARSHLDDDGLTLHTDAIQQRLRQIEAGHQMEVEMLKKQVQELWSRLESHHHAASLRINGDLGDEVTSMTDSEYNLDASCLSRCSTELFSEASWEQVDKNDTEVTRWYPDHLAAQCYGCESRFWLATRKHHCSDREPVQEVWNCGNVFCASCCDQKIPVPSQQLFEPTRVCKTCYGSLQINTAPNPMELELEEPITASSN, from the exons GTCCCTCTGCAGCTCATAGAGACTGTGGAGTGTCGTGACATGTTCCAGCTCCATGTCACCTGCAAGGACTGTAAGGTCGTCAG GTGTCAATTCTCCACCTTAGAGCAGTGTCAGGAGTGGCTGAAGCGGCTGAACGCTGCGGTCCGCCCTCCGTCTTGCTTGGAGgacctcttctccttccccttccATGCCTGGTGTGTGGACGTGTATGCCGGGGAGAAGGAGCAGCACGGGGAGCTGTGCAGGCCAG GAGAGCATGTGACCTCCTGGTTCAAGAATGAGGTGGAGAGGATGGGCTTTGACACTCAAAACGCCTGGAGAATATCTGACATCAACAGCAAGTTCAG GCTGTGCTCCAGCTATCCGCAGCAGCTCCTGGTGCCAGCCTGGATCACAGACAAGGAGCTGGAGAACGTGGCAGCCTTCCGCTCCTGGAAGAGGTTCCCGGCCGTTGTGTTCAG GCACCAGAGCACTGGGGCTGTGATCGCCCGCTGCGGCCAGCCGGAGGTCAGTTGGTGGGGCTGGAGGAATGCAGACGACGAGCACCTGGTCCAGTCCATCGCCAGGGCCTGTGCTGTGGACTGCAGCTCCCGCAAACACCTGGCAAACGGATCCTACATCAATGGAACCAATGGCATCATCGGCACCAATGACCTCGTGGACACTGACTTCG AATCGTCCCTGACGAACAGCTCGGAGGTAGAGACGCTGGCCATCCAGCCACAAAAGCTGCTGATCCTGGATGCCAGGTCCTATGCAGCCGCTGTGGCCAACAGGGCCAAGGGAGGGGGCTGTGAATGCCCAG AGTACTACCCCAACTGTGAGGTGGTGTTCATGGGCATGGCCAACATTCACTCCATCCGCAAGAGTTTCCAGTCCCTGCGCTTCCTCTGCACCCAGATGCCAGACCCGGCCAA CTGGCTGTCTGCTCTGGAGAGCACCAAGTGGCTGCAGCATCTGTCTCTGCTGCTGAAGGCTGCCCTGCTGGTGTTGAACGCTGTGGACCGCGACCACAGACCTGTTCTGGTGCACTGTTCTGACGGATGGGACCGCACGCCCCAGATCGCTGCCCTGTCCAAGCTCTTGTTGGACCCATACTACCGCACCATTGAG GGTTTCCAGGTGCTGGTGGAGACTGAGTGGCTGGACTTTGGCCATAAGTTTGCTGACCGCTGTGGCCACGGAGAGAACTCAGAGGACCTGAACGAGCGCTGCCCGGTCTTCCTGCAGTGGCTGGACTGTGTTCACCAGCTCCAAAGGCAGTTCCCATGCTCCTTTGAGTTCAATGAGGCCTTCCTG GTGAAGATGGTGCAGCATTCCTACTCGTGTCTGTTTGGCACCTTCCTGTGCAAcagtgggaaggagagggaggaccGTCAGGTTCGGGAGAGGACCTGTTCCGTGTGGTCACTGCTGCGACCAGCCAACCGCGCCTTGAGGAACATGCTCTACTCCTCCCACTCCGAGACT GTGCTCCACCCAGTGTGTCATGTACGTAACCTGATGCTGTGGACGGCAGTCTACCTTCCCAGCTCCTCCCCCACCACGCCCTCTGACGAGTCGTGTGCACCCTATCCTGTGCCAGGTGCCAACCCTGAGGACACTCCCCTGGGCAG ACGTCCGAAGACCCGTTCCTTCGATAACTTGCCCAGCGCATGTGAGCTGGGGAGCTCGCTTGCCCCCAACCGGCGCTCCAGTGACCCAAACCTGAATGAGAAGTGGCAGGACCACCGGCGCTCTCTGGAGCTCAACATCGCTATGGGGCCTGACGGAGGGGGAGCTCAGGAAGGGCGTGCTAACGGCCAGCCTGGAGCAGCAGGGCCTCAGGCAGGCACGGCCGACTCTGAGCCGGAAGACAGCCCTGAAGGAGGGCAGATTGAGCTCAGAGACAGAGCCTCCAAGGGGTTGTTAGCAACAGGAGAAGAGCTTGAGCTCTCCATTGAGCTGGCTGTGGCAGAGGGACAGATGGAGAACATTCTCCAGGAAGCAACAAAGGAGGAGGTTGGTGCCGATACTCAGAGAGAAGCTAACGTTGCTGCTCCTCCTATTGCCGTGGCTCAAACTCTATTTGATGCTAATGTTAATGgaagagagacggagaaagaggCCAGCACCAGTGATGGTAAGGCTGATAAACAAAGTAACATCAATGGGGCTGAGAATCAGACGGAGGCTACTATCACTAATGGGCATCACCCAGAGAAGGGCACAGATGAACCTGAGGAGGAGTCTAGTGTCTCTCCAGGCAGTTCCACAGACGTTCCAGAGGAGCAGGAGCTGGACGTTCCAGAGGAGCAGGAGCTGGACGTTCCAGAGGAGCAGGAGGTGGACGTTCCAGAGGAGCAGGAGGTGGACGTTCCAGAGGAGCAGGAGGTGGACGTTCCAGAGGAGCAGGAGGTGGACGTTCCAGAGGAGCAGGAGGTGGTAGAGAAGCAGGAAGAAGTGCTGGTGAAGCATGTTCTGGAGAACCATACTGCCCAGGAGGAGCCAGACCACAACCCTAGCACCAGCACCCCCAGCCCAGCCCACGCTGCCCTTAGAACTATGATCAATGGCTTTGGAGAGAGGACACCAGTGGCTGCTGAGAATCACCTTCCACCAGAGCTGAAGTCCAGCAGACATCTCTCAGAGGTCCTGGTGCAGGCTGACAAGAGGGCCTCCCTCATGGAGAGCTCAACAGAGACTCTGACTGAAGAGGCCTGCACCAGGCCAGAGGCCCCAGGGCAGGTACCCATCTGTGCAGGCCCCCAGCCCTGCTCTGAAGGTAGGAGTCAACCCCCCTGCCACAGGAGAGTGAACGGGGAGGCAGAGCCAGAGCAGGGGGCACCCAGGACTTCAAATGGAGGACACAAGCGGCCCTCCGTCAGTGCCTTCCAGTCTTTGAGTGCTGATCCCAGCAGGGAGGGACCGTGTAATGGCGAGAGCTTGGAGGGGGAGCCCTGCAGTGGCCCTCACTGGGCCAAAGTGAATGGGGAGCGGGCCCCACTGAGCCGCCAGGTATCCCTGGCCTCCTGCAGCTCCCTGACCCACCACCGCCGGGGCAGCTGCTCCCAGCACCGCTGCCTCCATGCCCTACTGGGGCGCCCTGCCGCCACACCCAGCCCTGAGCAGCCGGCCCGCAGTCACCTGGACGATGACGGGCTGACGCTCCACACGGACGCCATCCAGCAGCGGTTGAGGCAGATCGAGGCAGGCCACCAGATGGAGGTGGAGATGCTGAAGAAGCAGGTGCAGGAGCTGTGGAGCCGCCTGGAGAGCCATCACCACGCAGCGTCCCTCAGGATCAACGGAGATCTGGGAGACGAAGTG ACCTCAATGACAGACTCTGAGTATAACCTGGATGCTAGCTGCCTGTCCCGCTGCAGCACAGAGCTCTTTTCCGAGGCTAGCTGGGAGCAGGTGGACAAGAATGACACTGAG GTGACCCGCTGGTACCCGGACCACTTGGCAGCCCAGTGCTACGGGTGTGAGAGTAGGTTCTGGCTCGCCACCAGGAAGCATCACTGCAG TGACAGGGAGCCTGTCCAAGAGGTCTG GAACTGTGGGAATGTATTCTGTGCCAGCTGCTGCGACCAGAAGATACCCGTGCCAAGCCAGCAGCTGTTTGAGCCCACCCGTGTTTGTAAGACCTGCTACGGCAGCCTCCAGATCAATACAGCTCCCAATCCCATGGAACTGGAGCTGGAAGAACCCATCACAGCCAGCTCCAACTAG
- the LOC109878277 gene encoding myotubularin-related protein 3-like isoform X6 has product MEEEGPQSMECIQANQIFPKKPPVLEEGSLQVPFPELHGEFTKYVGRAEDAIIAMSSYRLHIKFKESIVNSDSCCEVSVPLQLIETVECRDMFQLHVTCKDCKVVRCQFSTLEQCQEWLKRLNAAVRPPSCLEDLFSFPFHAWCVDVYAGEKEQHGELCRPGEHVTSWFKNEVERMGFDTQNAWRISDINSKFRLCSSYPQQLLVPAWITDKELENVAAFRSWKRFPAVVFRHQSTGAVIARCGQPEVSWWGWRNADDEHLVQSIARACAVDCSSRKHLANGSYINGTNGIIGTNDLVDTDFESSLTNSSEVETLAIQPQKLLILDARSYAAAVANRAKGGGCECPEYYPNCEVVFMGMANIHSIRKSFQSLRFLCTQMPDPANWLSALESTKWLQHLSLLLKAALLVLNAVDRDHRPVLVHCSDGWDRTPQIAALSKLLLDPYYRTIEGFQVLVETEWLDFGHKFADRCGHGENSEDLNERCPVFLQWLDCVHQLQRQFPCSFEFNEAFLVKMVQHSYSCLFGTFLCNSGKEREDRQVRERTCSVWSLLRPANRALRNMLYSSHSETVLHPVCHVRNLMLWTAVYLPSSSPTTPSDESCAPYPVPGANPEDTPLGRRPKTRSFDNLPSACELGSSLAPNRRSSDPNLNEKWQDHRRSLELNIAMGPDGGGAQEGRANGQPGAAGPQAGTADSEPEDSPEGGQIELRDRASKGLLATGEELELSIELAVAEGQMENILQEATKEEVGADTQREANVAAPPIAVAQTLFDANVNGRETEKEASTSDGKADKQSNINGAENQTEATITNGHHPEKGTDEPEEESSVSPGSSTDVPEEQELDVPEEQELDVPEEQEVDVPEEQEVDVPEEQEVDVPEEQEVDVPEEQEVVEKQEEVLVKHVLENHTAQEEPDHNPSTSTPSPAHAALRTMINGFGERTPVAAENHLPPELKSSRHLSEVLVQADKRASLMESSTETLTEEACTRPEAPGQVPICAGPQPCSEGRSQPPCHRRVNGEAEPEQGAPRTSNGGHKRPSVSAFQSLSADPSREGPCNGESLEGEPCSGPHWAKVNGERAPLSRQVSLASCSSLTHHRRGSCSQHRCLHALLGRPAATPSPEQPARSHLDDDGLTLHTDAIQQRLRQIEAGHQMEVEMLKKQVQELWSRLESHHHAASLRINGDLGDEVTSMTDSEYNLDASCLSRCSTELFSEASWEQVDKNDTEVTRWYPDHLAAQCYGCESRFWLATRKHHCSDREPVQEELWECILCQLLRPEDTRAKPAAV; this is encoded by the exons GTCCCTCTGCAGCTCATAGAGACTGTGGAGTGTCGTGACATGTTCCAGCTCCATGTCACCTGCAAGGACTGTAAGGTCGTCAG GTGTCAATTCTCCACCTTAGAGCAGTGTCAGGAGTGGCTGAAGCGGCTGAACGCTGCGGTCCGCCCTCCGTCTTGCTTGGAGgacctcttctccttccccttccATGCCTGGTGTGTGGACGTGTATGCCGGGGAGAAGGAGCAGCACGGGGAGCTGTGCAGGCCAG GAGAGCATGTGACCTCCTGGTTCAAGAATGAGGTGGAGAGGATGGGCTTTGACACTCAAAACGCCTGGAGAATATCTGACATCAACAGCAAGTTCAG GCTGTGCTCCAGCTATCCGCAGCAGCTCCTGGTGCCAGCCTGGATCACAGACAAGGAGCTGGAGAACGTGGCAGCCTTCCGCTCCTGGAAGAGGTTCCCGGCCGTTGTGTTCAG GCACCAGAGCACTGGGGCTGTGATCGCCCGCTGCGGCCAGCCGGAGGTCAGTTGGTGGGGCTGGAGGAATGCAGACGACGAGCACCTGGTCCAGTCCATCGCCAGGGCCTGTGCTGTGGACTGCAGCTCCCGCAAACACCTGGCAAACGGATCCTACATCAATGGAACCAATGGCATCATCGGCACCAATGACCTCGTGGACACTGACTTCG AATCGTCCCTGACGAACAGCTCGGAGGTAGAGACGCTGGCCATCCAGCCACAAAAGCTGCTGATCCTGGATGCCAGGTCCTATGCAGCCGCTGTGGCCAACAGGGCCAAGGGAGGGGGCTGTGAATGCCCAG AGTACTACCCCAACTGTGAGGTGGTGTTCATGGGCATGGCCAACATTCACTCCATCCGCAAGAGTTTCCAGTCCCTGCGCTTCCTCTGCACCCAGATGCCAGACCCGGCCAA CTGGCTGTCTGCTCTGGAGAGCACCAAGTGGCTGCAGCATCTGTCTCTGCTGCTGAAGGCTGCCCTGCTGGTGTTGAACGCTGTGGACCGCGACCACAGACCTGTTCTGGTGCACTGTTCTGACGGATGGGACCGCACGCCCCAGATCGCTGCCCTGTCCAAGCTCTTGTTGGACCCATACTACCGCACCATTGAG GGTTTCCAGGTGCTGGTGGAGACTGAGTGGCTGGACTTTGGCCATAAGTTTGCTGACCGCTGTGGCCACGGAGAGAACTCAGAGGACCTGAACGAGCGCTGCCCGGTCTTCCTGCAGTGGCTGGACTGTGTTCACCAGCTCCAAAGGCAGTTCCCATGCTCCTTTGAGTTCAATGAGGCCTTCCTG GTGAAGATGGTGCAGCATTCCTACTCGTGTCTGTTTGGCACCTTCCTGTGCAAcagtgggaaggagagggaggaccGTCAGGTTCGGGAGAGGACCTGTTCCGTGTGGTCACTGCTGCGACCAGCCAACCGCGCCTTGAGGAACATGCTCTACTCCTCCCACTCCGAGACT GTGCTCCACCCAGTGTGTCATGTACGTAACCTGATGCTGTGGACGGCAGTCTACCTTCCCAGCTCCTCCCCCACCACGCCCTCTGACGAGTCGTGTGCACCCTATCCTGTGCCAGGTGCCAACCCTGAGGACACTCCCCTGGGCAG ACGTCCGAAGACCCGTTCCTTCGATAACTTGCCCAGCGCATGTGAGCTGGGGAGCTCGCTTGCCCCCAACCGGCGCTCCAGTGACCCAAACCTGAATGAGAAGTGGCAGGACCACCGGCGCTCTCTGGAGCTCAACATCGCTATGGGGCCTGACGGAGGGGGAGCTCAGGAAGGGCGTGCTAACGGCCAGCCTGGAGCAGCAGGGCCTCAGGCAGGCACGGCCGACTCTGAGCCGGAAGACAGCCCTGAAGGAGGGCAGATTGAGCTCAGAGACAGAGCCTCCAAGGGGTTGTTAGCAACAGGAGAAGAGCTTGAGCTCTCCATTGAGCTGGCTGTGGCAGAGGGACAGATGGAGAACATTCTCCAGGAAGCAACAAAGGAGGAGGTTGGTGCCGATACTCAGAGAGAAGCTAACGTTGCTGCTCCTCCTATTGCCGTGGCTCAAACTCTATTTGATGCTAATGTTAATGgaagagagacggagaaagaggCCAGCACCAGTGATGGTAAGGCTGATAAACAAAGTAACATCAATGGGGCTGAGAATCAGACGGAGGCTACTATCACTAATGGGCATCACCCAGAGAAGGGCACAGATGAACCTGAGGAGGAGTCTAGTGTCTCTCCAGGCAGTTCCACAGACGTTCCAGAGGAGCAGGAGCTGGACGTTCCAGAGGAGCAGGAGCTGGACGTTCCAGAGGAGCAGGAGGTGGACGTTCCAGAGGAGCAGGAGGTGGACGTTCCAGAGGAGCAGGAGGTGGACGTTCCAGAGGAGCAGGAGGTGGACGTTCCAGAGGAGCAGGAGGTGGTAGAGAAGCAGGAAGAAGTGCTGGTGAAGCATGTTCTGGAGAACCATACTGCCCAGGAGGAGCCAGACCACAACCCTAGCACCAGCACCCCCAGCCCAGCCCACGCTGCCCTTAGAACTATGATCAATGGCTTTGGAGAGAGGACACCAGTGGCTGCTGAGAATCACCTTCCACCAGAGCTGAAGTCCAGCAGACATCTCTCAGAGGTCCTGGTGCAGGCTGACAAGAGGGCCTCCCTCATGGAGAGCTCAACAGAGACTCTGACTGAAGAGGCCTGCACCAGGCCAGAGGCCCCAGGGCAGGTACCCATCTGTGCAGGCCCCCAGCCCTGCTCTGAAGGTAGGAGTCAACCCCCCTGCCACAGGAGAGTGAACGGGGAGGCAGAGCCAGAGCAGGGGGCACCCAGGACTTCAAATGGAGGACACAAGCGGCCCTCCGTCAGTGCCTTCCAGTCTTTGAGTGCTGATCCCAGCAGGGAGGGACCGTGTAATGGCGAGAGCTTGGAGGGGGAGCCCTGCAGTGGCCCTCACTGGGCCAAAGTGAATGGGGAGCGGGCCCCACTGAGCCGCCAGGTATCCCTGGCCTCCTGCAGCTCCCTGACCCACCACCGCCGGGGCAGCTGCTCCCAGCACCGCTGCCTCCATGCCCTACTGGGGCGCCCTGCCGCCACACCCAGCCCTGAGCAGCCGGCCCGCAGTCACCTGGACGATGACGGGCTGACGCTCCACACGGACGCCATCCAGCAGCGGTTGAGGCAGATCGAGGCAGGCCACCAGATGGAGGTGGAGATGCTGAAGAAGCAGGTGCAGGAGCTGTGGAGCCGCCTGGAGAGCCATCACCACGCAGCGTCCCTCAGGATCAACGGAGATCTGGGAGACGAAGTG ACCTCAATGACAGACTCTGAGTATAACCTGGATGCTAGCTGCCTGTCCCGCTGCAGCACAGAGCTCTTTTCCGAGGCTAGCTGGGAGCAGGTGGACAAGAATGACACTGAG GTGACCCGCTGGTACCCGGACCACTTGGCAGCCCAGTGCTACGGGTGTGAGAGTAGGTTCTGGCTCGCCACCAGGAAGCATCACTGCAG TGACAGGGAGCCTGTCCAAGAG GAACTGTGGGAATGTATTCTGTGCCAGCTGCTGCGACCAGAAGATACCCGTGCCAAGCCAGCAGCTGTTTGA